Proteins from a single region of Xyrauchen texanus isolate HMW12.3.18 chromosome 7, RBS_HiC_50CHRs, whole genome shotgun sequence:
- the gcnt7 gene encoding beta-1,3-galactosyl-O-glycosyl-glycoprotein beta-1,6-N-acetylglucosaminyltransferase 7 isoform X2, giving the protein MVQLENTKCSFLLCLGVCILICSAIYLKAKVSNAPQAIVPPNVLSCQPLPDNCPILPSSPPGLKWQRNKCTNISEVSKTKVSCARLRSELHFIMSPLSKEEKDFPLAFIITIHKELETFVRLLRAIYAPQNVYCIHIDAKAAEEYKTSVRNLVRCFPNVFLASVSERVTYAGFSRLKADINCMKDLIRSPKKWRRVINLCGQDFPIQSNLELVRYMQVSEWKDRNMTPGVKQPPIMQHRTEFQYVEVKDSHVAQKGKGEKKGPSPHNLTIYFGTAYYSLTREFVEYALSSPVAQDLLKWSKDTFSPDEHYWVTLNHLEAPDNHVNGGWEGNIRAIKWKDQEGTTHKGCKGRYVRDVCIFGIGDLPWVISKGSMFANKFESASFPEALDCLELWHRNKLLQQATVPIQPSWHLATLENDNSTLISTAGG; this is encoded by the exons ATGGTCCAGCTTGAGAACACCAAATGCAGTTTTCTCCTTTGCCTTGGAGTCTGCATCCTAATCTGTTCAGCCATCTACCTGAAAGCCAAAGTATCCAATGCACCTCAAGCTATTGTCCCTCCAAATGTCTTAAGCTGCCAACCCCTGCCTGACAACTGTCCAATTCTTCCATCATCACCTCCCGGGCTTAAGTGGCAGCGAAATAAATGTACAAACATCAGCGAGGTCAGTAAAACTAAAGTCAGCTGCGCTCGATTGAGGTCAGAACTTCACTTCATTATGTCACCACTGAGCAAAGAGGAAAAAGACTTCCCTTTGGCCTTCATCATCACCATACACAAGGAGCTAGAAACATTTGTGAGGCTCCTGAGAGCAATCTATGCGCCTCAGAACGTCTATTGCATTCACATAGACGCAAAAGCAGCAGAAGAATACAAGACAAGTGTCCGGAACCTGGTGAGGTGCTTCCCAAATGTCTTCTTGGCATCAGTCAGCGAAAGGGTGACCTACGCTGGCTTCTCCCGTCTTAAGGCTGACATCAACTGCATGAAGGACCTGATAAGATCTCCAAAGAAATGGAGAAGAGTTATAAACTTGTGTGGCCAGGACTTCCCCAtccaaagcaacctggagttggtTCGGTACATGCAAGTATCTGAATGGAAAGACCGGAATATGACGCCTGGAGTCAAGCAGCCACCAATTATGCAGCATAGGACTGAGTTTCAGTATGTGGAGGTGAAAGACTCCCATGTTGCACAAAAGGGCAAGGGTGAAAAGAAGGGACCTTCTCCACACAACTTGACTATCTACTTTGGGACTGCTTATTACTCCTTGACAAGAGAGTTTGTGGAATATGCCCTCAGCAGCCCAGTTGCCCAAGACTTGCTCAAGTGGTCTAAAGATACCTTCAGCCCCGATGAACATTACTGGGTTACACTAAATCACTTAGAGG CACCCGACAATCACGTCAATGGTGGATGGGAAGGCAATATTCGTGCAATCAAATGGAAGGACCAAGAAGGAACAACACACAAAGGCTGTAAAG GACGATATGTCAGGGATGTCTGCATCTTCGGGATTGGGGATTTACCGTGGGTCATCAGCAAAGGCAGCATGTTTGCTAATAAATTCGAGTCTGCAAGCTTTCCTGAAGCTCTGGATTGCCTGGAATTGTGGCACAGGAATAAACTTCTCCAACAAGCCACGGTTCCCATTCAGCCATCATGGCATCTCGCAACATTGGAAAATGACAACAGCACTCTCATTTCAACAGCTGGCGGCTGA
- the gcnt7 gene encoding beta-1,3-galactosyl-O-glycosyl-glycoprotein beta-1,6-N-acetylglucosaminyltransferase 7 isoform X1, with translation MVQLENTKCSFLLCLGVCILICSAIYLKAKVSNAPQAIVPPNVLSCQPLPDNCPILPSSPPGLKWQRNKCTNISEVSKTKVSCARLRSELHFIMSPLSKEEKDFPLAFIITIHKELETFVRLLRAIYAPQNVYCIHIDAKAAEEYKTSVRNLVRCFPNVFLASVSERVTYAGFSRLKADINCMKDLIRSPKKWRRVINLCGQDFPIQSNLELVRYMQVSEWKDRNMTPGVKQPPIMQHRTEFQYVEVKDSHVAQKGKGEKKGPSPHNLTIYFGTAYYSLTREFVEYALSSPVAQDLLKWSKDTFSPDEHYWVTLNHLEEAPDNHVNGGWEGNIRAIKWKDQEGTTHKGCKGRYVRDVCIFGIGDLPWVISKGSMFANKFESASFPEALDCLELWHRNKLLQQATVPIQPSWHLATLENDNSTLISTAGG, from the exons ATGGTCCAGCTTGAGAACACCAAATGCAGTTTTCTCCTTTGCCTTGGAGTCTGCATCCTAATCTGTTCAGCCATCTACCTGAAAGCCAAAGTATCCAATGCACCTCAAGCTATTGTCCCTCCAAATGTCTTAAGCTGCCAACCCCTGCCTGACAACTGTCCAATTCTTCCATCATCACCTCCCGGGCTTAAGTGGCAGCGAAATAAATGTACAAACATCAGCGAGGTCAGTAAAACTAAAGTCAGCTGCGCTCGATTGAGGTCAGAACTTCACTTCATTATGTCACCACTGAGCAAAGAGGAAAAAGACTTCCCTTTGGCCTTCATCATCACCATACACAAGGAGCTAGAAACATTTGTGAGGCTCCTGAGAGCAATCTATGCGCCTCAGAACGTCTATTGCATTCACATAGACGCAAAAGCAGCAGAAGAATACAAGACAAGTGTCCGGAACCTGGTGAGGTGCTTCCCAAATGTCTTCTTGGCATCAGTCAGCGAAAGGGTGACCTACGCTGGCTTCTCCCGTCTTAAGGCTGACATCAACTGCATGAAGGACCTGATAAGATCTCCAAAGAAATGGAGAAGAGTTATAAACTTGTGTGGCCAGGACTTCCCCAtccaaagcaacctggagttggtTCGGTACATGCAAGTATCTGAATGGAAAGACCGGAATATGACGCCTGGAGTCAAGCAGCCACCAATTATGCAGCATAGGACTGAGTTTCAGTATGTGGAGGTGAAAGACTCCCATGTTGCACAAAAGGGCAAGGGTGAAAAGAAGGGACCTTCTCCACACAACTTGACTATCTACTTTGGGACTGCTTATTACTCCTTGACAAGAGAGTTTGTGGAATATGCCCTCAGCAGCCCAGTTGCCCAAGACTTGCTCAAGTGGTCTAAAGATACCTTCAGCCCCGATGAACATTACTGGGTTACACTAAATCACTTAGAGG AAGCACCCGACAATCACGTCAATGGTGGATGGGAAGGCAATATTCGTGCAATCAAATGGAAGGACCAAGAAGGAACAACACACAAAGGCTGTAAAG GACGATATGTCAGGGATGTCTGCATCTTCGGGATTGGGGATTTACCGTGGGTCATCAGCAAAGGCAGCATGTTTGCTAATAAATTCGAGTCTGCAAGCTTTCCTGAAGCTCTGGATTGCCTGGAATTGTGGCACAGGAATAAACTTCTCCAACAAGCCACGGTTCCCATTCAGCCATCATGGCATCTCGCAACATTGGAAAATGACAACAGCACTCTCATTTCAACAGCTGGCGGCTGA